Genomic DNA from Halobacteriovorax sp. DA5:
GCAATCATGTAACCGACACGAAAGCCTGTCATACAAAATGATTTTGAAAAGCTTTGAATTGAAATTGAACGATCTGCGATTTCTTTACCAAGCATAAGAGGTGAGACGAATTCACAGTCATAAGTCAGAGACTCGTAGGCTTCATCACTTACGATAATTAAATCATGAGCAATAGCAAGCTCTCCAAGTTCTGTTAATTCTTTTCTTGTATACACAGCACCTGATGGATTATTTGGTGTATTGATATAGATTGCTTTTGTCTTAGATGTAATAGCGTTCTTAATTGCATCAAGATCAAGGTGAAAATCTTCTTGTGAATTAACAAAAACAGACTTTCCTCCAGCTAGCTTGATACTTTCAGGAATAGTTACCCAATATGGGATAGGGACGATAACTTCATCACCTTCATCTAGAATTGATTGAAAAGAGTTGAAAATAATTTGCTTTGAGCCATTACCTACGAGAATATTTTGAGGGCCAATCTGAGTATTGCAACGTTTGTTAAAGTAATTTGCAATAGCTTGCCTTAACTCTGGCTCACCACTTACTGAAGAATACTTAGTTTTCCCTTTCTTGAGGGCCTCATAGATTGCTTCAAGAATACTTTCTTTTGGTAGAAAATCAGGCTCACCGATATTTAAACCGATGATATCCTTTCCTTGATTTCTAAGGTTTGTAATTTGTGCCGATATCTGGATACTTCCAGACGGAGCAATTCCTTCCACTCTTTCAGATACTTTCATAATTTAATTATATCACTTTTTAAGATTCTTTCTTAAAATCATTCATCATTCGAGTTTGTTCTCTAACTGATTCAGTGTGAATTGCGTGGTATAGCTCTTCAACAAATCTGCGATCAAGAGATAGCTTTTCACCCTTAGCAATACGATCATTCATTAGCGTATCCATTCTTCCTACTTGAAGTGGAGTTACGTTATTTGCACTCTTAAGTGCACCAATCTGCTTAACGATATTCATACGCATATGCATAAACTCTAGGATATCATTATCAATTTGATCGATTTTATTTCTAAGTTTATTAAGTTCGTCTTCAAAGCCATCATTGTGTCCAATAGCATCTCTTACTTGTAGGTGAGTGATGATATCGTGAAGCATTTTTGGAGTTACCTGTTGAGCGGCATCACTTAATGCTTTTTCTGGAGTGATATGAGTTTCAACCATCACACCATCCATATTCATATCCATGGCCTTCTGACATACTTCTCCAATTAGGTTGCGATTCCCTGCAATGTGTGAAGGGTCACAGATAATTGGAAGCTCAGGCATAAGTCTTTTTAATTCAATTGGAATTGCCCAGTAAGGCTTATTTCTATATTTCGTTTTTTCTGCACTTGAAAAACCTCTGTGAATCGCAGCAAGTTTATCAAGACCTACATTTGAGAACCTTTCGATAGCACCCATCCAAAGAGCAAGGTCTAAGTTGATTGGGTTCTTCACCATAACAGGAATATCGACACCTTTAAGAGCTTCTGCAATTTCTTGAACAGCAAAAGGTGAAACAGTTGTACGTGCCCCAATCCAAAGAATATCAACGTTATGTTTTAGTGCTAATTCAACGTGAGAAGCATTGGCAACTTCAGTTGTAATTGGAATATTAAAATCTTTTCTAACTTGTTCCATCCAAGGAAGACCAACAAGACCTACACCTTCAAATGTATTAGGGCGAGTTCTTGGCTTCCAAATTCCTGCACGAAAGGCGTCCACTTTGCCATTCTCCACGAGCTCTTTTGCAATTTGATATACTTGCTCTTCACTTTCCGCAGAACACGGGCCTGCGATAACAAGTGGTTTTTCATCAATTTTTATCCAAGAGTTTAGTGGCGCTATTTTCATGTGACATCCTTTAGGCTTTCTTTTTGGTCAAGTATTAAGATAAATTTATATTACTCAATACAATACTATTCAAGTCTTTAACTCATCGAAATTGACTTAAATTTTCTTAATTTATTCAGTGTTTATTTGTTCTAAATGGAATTATTTGCTTAGGGATAGTTATGGGCCCAATATACTCGAAATATAATGAACCCACGACAAGAATTATGGAATATAAATAGCTGAGTTTTTCTCGTTTTCTTTCACTTCTAGACGTGAAATCCAAACGCGACCGTCTGTCTTCTTTTTAATTAGTTCAGACATTTTCTCATAAACAAATTCGGCCGTTCCTTCCATTCCTGCATTTGGAAGCACTCGAAGTTGAACAACACCAGCTTCATCAAGTTTTTTAAATTCTTCCATAAATGGATCGTCTTGTGATGCAAGGAAAGTGTGATCAAACATATCATCAAGCCAAGCTTTAACGTCTTTAAGATCACCAAAGTCCATTACCCACATTTCCTTAGTCAGCTGTGAACATTCAAATTCAAAGTGGAATGAGCGTGAGTATCCGTGAACGAATCGGCAATGTGAATCTGCTTTCCATTGACGGTGTGTACATGGGAAGCCATAGAAGTGTTTTGTTGATTTAAAAGTGGCCATAATTATCTCCGTTTAAGTATCTACACACTAGCATAGATCGGGTAATCATGGCCACATGATCTAGCCCCAGATGGGACTATAACTTGATAGTTTTGATATCTTCATTAAGTTCTTTCGTAGCTTTTTTGGTAAAGATGAGGGTAGGGGAATACTTGAAAGCTACGCCCAGAACAAGAAGAGTTTGGATAATGAAGATATTGCGATTAATATCTTGTCCTCCTTCTGCTGCCACGAGATTTCCTTGTGAAGGGAACCATCTTAGGGCAATAAAGTAAATCGCAACTGGTAAGAGCATATTCACTAGGCCATTGTAGACCCTCTCTTTCGAACTCTTAGGGGGATTTAAGAATTCATTTAAAAGAGCGAATCCTAGGGATAGAAGTGATAGTGCTGTAAATACCACGCTCATTACAGGGTTTTGGAAAACTTGAATGGATAAGAGTGCCAAGACACCAAAGAACATATAGCTTAGTAAGCGATACTTCTTGCCCTTGTCATCTTTCTCCGAAAAGAAATCCACTAAAAAAACTAAATTGAATACTGTGAATACGATTGTTATTGTCATGCCCTGCATATCGGGGCTTTTACCAATGTCTAAACTTAAGAAAATGCTAAAAAAGGCTAAATCCTCTTTAACAAATTGCTTTAAATAAGCTACGCTCTGTCTATGACGAATATCACGAGTACACAAGGTTTTATCATTCACGATCAGGTCGTTGATCAGGCAAATCATATGGATTTAATCTTTTGGATTAAAACACCTGAAGATGTCGTAAAAGTAATTATCTCTAATGAAAGACCACTTTTTTTTATTGAAAGTGATGCTAATTTAAATCTTAGCTTTCAAGGAGAAAGAAAGAAGTTAAACCTTAAGGCCTTTAATGGCAGAACTTTAGATGGTATCTATTTTAATCGTCATAAAGATCTTATGGATACGAGAGAGCACTTTCATAAAAATGGGATTCGTACCTATGAAAGTGACGTTAGGCCAAATGAGCGCTTCCTTATGGAGAGATTCATAAATGGAGAAGTACTTATTCAAGGTCAAGTTCAAATGATTGGCAATATGCGTGTCTTCCACAATCCTCAAATGAAGGCTTTGGGAATTCATGAGTCCGCCCAAAAACCAACGCCTAATTTTAATATCATGTCCTTAGATATTGAAACGAGTATGGGCAATGATCTGTATTCGATTGCGATACATCAAATAGGTGATCGCGATATTAAGAAAGTTTATATGGTTGATGAAAGCGGCCAATATACTAATGATGAGTTAACAACTTTTTATCGAAGTGAAAAAGAGTTAATGATTGCATTCATTAATGATTTTCCTGATTATGACCCTGACTTCATTGTCGGATGGCATGTTATCGGTTTTGACTTAAAATTTTTAGAGCGCAAGTGCCAACAATTTGGCATTAAATTTAATCTTGGCCGTGATGGCTCGCAAGTACGTCTTAGAGAAAGAAAGGGAGCCGGTTGGTTTTCAACAATAGCTGGTCGTCAGGTTATTGATGGCCCTCCAACTTTAAGAGCAGCATTTTATCAATTTGAAAATTTTAAACTTGATACTGTTGCAACTGAAGTTCTTGGTGCAAATAAAGATATTACCGAAACAGGAATGGATAAAGTTGAAGAAATTACAAGACGTTTCTTAGAAGAAAAGCATGCTCTTGCAAAGTATAATATTCTCGACTGTACTCTTGTTTTAGATATTTATAAAAAGTTAGAAATTATTGAACATCTCTATCGTCGCGTACAATTAAGTGGAATGTTAATTGATCGTTTATCAAGTTCAACACGTGCTTTTGATCATATTTATTTACCACGCCTACACCGTAAAGGTTTTATTGCGGGAAATACCTTAGATATTGATAAGGAAAGTGCATCTCTGGGTGGACTTGTTATTGAAGGAAC
This window encodes:
- a CDS encoding chorismate mutase, whose translation is MKIAPLNSWIKIDEKPLVIAGPCSAESEEQVYQIAKELVENGKVDAFRAGIWKPRTRPNTFEGVGLVGLPWMEQVRKDFNIPITTEVANASHVELALKHNVDILWIGARTTVSPFAVQEIAEALKGVDIPVMVKNPINLDLALWMGAIERFSNVGLDKLAAIHRGFSSAEKTKYRNKPYWAIPIELKRLMPELPIICDPSHIAGNRNLIGEVCQKAMDMNMDGVMVETHITPEKALSDAAQQVTPKMLHDIITHLQVRDAIGHNDGFEDELNKLRNKIDQIDNDILEFMHMRMNIVKQIGALKSANNVTPLQVGRMDTLMNDRIAKGEKLSLDRRFVEELYHAIHTESVREQTRMMNDFKKES
- a CDS encoding pyridoxal phosphate-dependent aminotransferase, which codes for MKVSERVEGIAPSGSIQISAQITNLRNQGKDIIGLNIGEPDFLPKESILEAIYEALKKGKTKYSSVSGEPELRQAIANYFNKRCNTQIGPQNILVGNGSKQIIFNSFQSILDEGDEVIVPIPYWVTIPESIKLAGGKSVFVNSQEDFHLDLDAIKNAITSKTKAIYINTPNNPSGAVYTRKELTELGELAIAHDLIIVSDEAYESLTYDCEFVSPLMLGKEIADRSISIQSFSKSFCMTGFRVGYMIAKEEFIKKVDSFQGHLCGNIPPFTQYGAINAIEHSDEIIGDMLKTMHERKARAYELFSQLFKVSKPQGAFYLFLDIKPFIEKGIVKDSIEMVQKLIEEAGVALVPGKFFGQDDYIRLAFTDSVERIEQAYENIKKVLC
- a CDS encoding DNA polymerase II, which translates into the protein MTNITSTQGFIIHDQVVDQANHMDLIFWIKTPEDVVKVIISNERPLFFIESDANLNLSFQGERKKLNLKAFNGRTLDGIYFNRHKDLMDTREHFHKNGIRTYESDVRPNERFLMERFINGEVLIQGQVQMIGNMRVFHNPQMKALGIHESAQKPTPNFNIMSLDIETSMGNDLYSIAIHQIGDRDIKKVYMVDESGQYTNDELTTFYRSEKELMIAFINDFPDYDPDFIVGWHVIGFDLKFLERKCQQFGIKFNLGRDGSQVRLRERKGAGWFSTIAGRQVIDGPPTLRAAFYQFENFKLDTVATEVLGANKDITETGMDKVEEITRRFLEEKHALAKYNILDCTLVLDIYKKLEIIEHLYRRVQLSGMLIDRLSSSTRAFDHIYLPRLHRKGFIAGNTLDIDKESASLGGLVIEGTKGLHENVVVLDFKSLYPTIIKTFKIDPLSRLKGDVNSTILKNGVAFSKTEHILPEQIDFLLKQREIAKTRQDKNLSQAVKILMNSFYGVMGSGGCRFYHADLATSITSTGQWLLNESMNYARSLGYEVVYGDTDSVFIKLKFLESSQKDKAGTDLARKITTHLTELIERDYDLESHLEMEYEKCFKKLFIPESRSSEMGAKKRYAGIFENGELYFSGMEFVRSDWTKAAKSFQYEIYKRFFNSESLNEYIKNYVNDLKNGFFDRQLVYSKRLSKDISEYTKTNPPHVKAARLLQEREPDKNIRKIDYLMTLHGPVPLVFAPKDIDYQHYIDKQLSPVATDVLKFMGISFDDIVMGSQMSLFE
- a CDS encoding 6-carboxytetrahydropterin synthase, whose translation is MATFKSTKHFYGFPCTHRQWKADSHCRFVHGYSRSFHFEFECSQLTKEMWVMDFGDLKDVKAWLDDMFDHTFLASQDDPFMEEFKKLDEAGVVQLRVLPNAGMEGTAEFVYEKMSELIKKKTDGRVWISRLEVKENEKNSAIYIP